In Labeo rohita strain BAU-BD-2019 chromosome 16, IGBB_LRoh.1.0, whole genome shotgun sequence, one DNA window encodes the following:
- the tnfaip8l2b gene encoding tumor necrosis factor, alpha-induced protein 8-like protein 2 B yields the protein MESFSSKDMALKAQKKILSQMANKSVVQMFIDDTSSEILDELYRVSKEYTGNRSEAQKVVKNLIKVVVKIAVLFRHNRFNDEELKLAQNFQKKLHQGAMTAISFHEVDFTFDKAVMSEILTESRDMLLKLVNTHLTPKSHGRINHVFNHYADPELLTQLYNPSGPLKPHLTKICNGLNKLLEDGTL from the exons ATGGAGTCGTTCAGCTCCAAGGACATGGCGCTTAAGGCTCAGAAAAAGATCCTGAGCCAAATGGCCAATAAGTCTGTGGTGCAGATGTTCATCGATGATACCAGCAGCGAGATTCTAGATGAGCTTTACCGGGTGTCAAAAGAGTACACTGGGAACCGCTCAGAGGCCCAGAAAGTGGTGAAAAACCTCATTAAGGTGGTGGTGAAGATAGCTGTCCTTTTCAGGCACAACCGATTCAATGATGAGGAGCTAAAGCTGGCCCAGAATTTCCAAAAGAAATTGCACCAGGGAGCCATGACAGCCATCAGCTTCCACGAG GTAGATTTCACATTTGACAAAGCAGTTATGTCGGAGATCCTGACAGAAAGTAGGGACATGCTTCTGAAGCTTGTAAACACTCACCTCACACCAAAATCCCACGGACGCATCAACCACGTCTTCAACCATTATGCTGACCCAGAGCTCCTCACCCAGCTTTACAACCCATCCGGGCCTCTCAAACCCCACCTCACCAAAATCTGCAACGGCCTTAACAAACTGCTGGAGGACGGGACGTTATGA